TCTTGTACCAATGTTTATCAAGACCAACATCAAGCATCCCAAAGAGTGGCCGATGCTCGCGCATGGTCTTGCGGCTCGTGACAGGATTCTTAACAGCTTCTTGGCGACAACCCAGGCTATCGACCTGATCTCTGGTGGTGTAAAATACAATGCTCTTCCCGAGTATACTGAAGGTAAGTATCCCATCACTTGACATGTTCGTCGAGCTGATATGGCTGCCGTAGCTACCATCAACCACCGAATTGCATTCACATCATCAATCAATGAAACTCTCCAACACATTGTCGACCTTGTTCTCCCTGTCGCCCACTCCCTCAACTTTACCATCTCCCCCTTTGACGGCTCGCCCAAGGCATCAGATTTCCATATCAGTCTCGAAGCGCCTTACAGTCTGGAACCAGCGCCCATTACCCCCTCTGATTCAAAGAGTTTCGAGCTAATGGCTGGAACGACAAAGCATGTGTTTGGAAAGGAAACTATCGTTAGCCCTTCGGGCATGTTCGGTAAGTAAAAACGTTTTGTTGTAGGGTGTAAACTTTATATTAACATTTATTGCAGCCAACACCGATACTAAAAGGATGTGGAATGTGACCAAAAATATCTACAGGTTTAGTCCTGCTTTGGTGACCGAGAGCGTCGGCATGCACACTGTCAACGAGGTACGTCAATCAACCTTACCGCTTTCGAACTACATTGCGTGATAACTGACGCCTTGTTTTGCGTAGCGTATCAGCCTTAATGCCCATCTTACCACGACGAGGTTCTTTTACAAACTAATCCGAAATACCGAAGGCTGGGTTACCGATGAGTAAGCAAGCGGTGCACGTTTGcgtggaaggaggggagaggtGAATGAGCATACGCCCATGCGGCATTGCAAGAAtctatttttttttatctgGGGAGTCAGCCATATTTAATCTTTCATTGGGGTTTTACTTTCTATTGAAATGATTGTCTGATGTGGTAAATATTGCATTTGTATATCGTACAGGTGGTCGACCATTAACCACAATACAGTAAAGCTTTTTTACACGTCTAATCGTCGCAACAATTAAACAAGGTACCTGaaccccttcctcatcttcaacgcCTCATCCTTCTGCTCCAAATGCTCAAGCTTTTGTCCCTTGTCAGTAACATCCTCTCTAGCCTCCCAAGCAGTTTCGCCAGCCTCAAGCTTCTTGTTGAGGTTGACAAGGATCATTCGGAAAATGAAACAACCAACAATGGTGATACCGAACATGGCCAAGACGATACCGTAAGACTTGCGATAGCCGTTTTCAGACAGGTTCCACACGTAAGAGCCGGCAATATTACCGAGTTGGGAAAAGGCGTTGACCATAGCGATGGCAACTGCTCGCTTGGcaggaggacgagggaaggaagaagagatccAGGAGTAGCTGCAGGTTTGGTCAGCCACTGGAAATGTGGAGATGTTAAGCGAGATGCACACATACAAAACAATGAAACCGGCATAGGCCTGGGCCtgcaagaagagggcaaCGTATCGGCCAGCAGTGTTGAGGGTGGCCATACTGATGATGAAACCGACCATTCCGAAAAGAATAGGGATAGTGATGTGCCAAAACTGAAAACACAAGTCAGCTTGATGGCTAAAAAATATTGGAATCATTACAAACCTTCTCTTGGGTTCGGTCAGCGTGCCATGAGACAGCGAAGGAGACAAGAGTGGCGAAGACCCAAGGGGGGGCGCTGCAAAGAGTAGATGTCAGTAATGTATCAATGCTACATGAAACCTCCAAATTTACCTCatgagaagagtgggaaCGTAGCCGAAACCGAGAGTACCAGTCAAAGTAGGGAAGAAAGCGTTGAAAGAAAGACCGACGACGTAGGCAGTGAGGgtgatcatcatcaaataGATCTTGACATCCTTAACAGCCATGGCCAAACCAGCGAAAACACCGTCGTTCTCGGAGTCCTGGTCGGCTTCACCCACATCTTCAAGGAGACGAATCTGAGCGACTTCAAGTTCCTCCTCGGTGAAACCACGGGTGTTGCTGGGAAGGTCAGGGAGGATCAAAGGACAAAGGCAAGCAAAAAACATGGTGGCCGCGCCTTCAACTGTGAACGACGATTAGCGTAAGATAACAAGTTCAGACGTGCATAAACTTACTGAAGAACATCCACCTCCAAGCGGCATGGCCGAGAGTCCCCTCCATGTTACTCAACACACCAGCGGCGACGAGGGAAGCGAAGGCGTTGGAAATAAGGTTACCACCAAAGAGAATAGCGTTTCGAAGGGTGAGTTCCCTGCGAGTGTACCACTGCAGATTCTGTCAGTTGTCTCTTCGATATTCGACAGCTTAGGGAGGACGAACCTTGGATAAGATAAGGAGGGCTCCAGGCAAGAAGGCAGCCTCAACGAAACCAAGCATGAATCGGGTTGCAATCATACCGCCAAAACTCTTGGTCACGCCGGAACAAGTGGAGATCATACCCCAAATGACCATGGCACCACCGATGTACCAACTAGGTCGTGAAATACGGTTGATACTGGAGCAGGATGTCAGTTgcgagatggaaatggataATTCCGACCACTTACATCATGTTACTGGGAATTTGCATCAAGATATAACCGACATAGAGCTGGAGAGAACGGTCAGCATACTTCGGGCTTCTGTATTCCCGCGTGACATACAATGGATAAACACGTAGAGTACTCGGTGTTAGTCATGTTCAAATCTCGTTGAAGACCCTTGAGACGAGCAGCACTAATGTTGTTCCTGTCGAGATAATCTTGATGGCGAGTCAGCGGAACGAGCCCTCAAATCATACGAGACATCTGGAAACTCACTCATAatgtacagaagaataaaAAGGGAGCATCTCAAATCGAGCTTCCTAACCAAGCTCTTCTCGATGGCCTTCCTTCGCTCAACGTCCATTTGAGCGGCTTCAGTGTCTCCAGGTTTCTGCACATCGCTAATGACACTGTCTGTGCGCTTGATTTGGTCGTCTTGGGCCGACATCTTGTTGTCGGTAAAAAGGTCGTAAACAAGTTAGCTAAAGAAATAAATAGAACCGAGGGAAAAGCTTTTCTCACCCCCGTTATGGGCTTTTTTATATCTTGTTATGGGGTCGAGCCTCTAGAAAGGGAAGGCTTACTAATTCGGTGTATTGCCCAATAACGAATGAATTGGTCAACAAAGGGTGCAAGGGGCAAGAAACGACGGCCAAATGTTCATCTCAACCCCTGAGCGCCCCGCATGCTCTCCCCAGAAGCTCCAGGATGCCCCTCAGCCTCCCCATGAAAATAATAAGAGGACCTACACGCTCACTCGCTTAACAGATTCCGAACAACACAGCCGTCCGAAATTGTCTTTATTGGGCAACGAGTGTGCAAACGAAAGCACCTGCTGTTTACCCTTAGTTTCCGAGCTATTCTGAGCTTCGCGAGTTTGCCGAATTTGCACCCATCCGCTGCCGTCGGTTACTGGCGTTCTTTCAGGGTCTCATTTCCCAGGGCCAGGGCAGCCTCTTGCGATAACAGTCAATAGCCGTTCGAGAAGCGACCATTGCCGCCGGCACCATGCCGTAATTTATGACGTGGAATTTGTTTTTCCAGGTCTGCTGGTGGAGTGGTTGCCTGCTGCTATTTCGAGTGGTTGGTGGTGGGTTCGGCCATCTTATTTCGAAGTCGCTTGACGGCAGACGGTTCAAATTTGGTATTCAGCGACATTTCGGCTATATCACCGACGACAATCAGGTGGGAAGGCTGAGTAATGGGCGGTGATGTCGAGCGAAGATTACCACGAACCATAAGTTgtcgaaaaagaagaagcccaAAGTGAACTGCTTATCGTTGACATTTGGTAACGGTTATTGACTATCGGTTCCCATACGTAAGACGCCAAATACTGCTGTTAAGTTTTAAGCTGCAAGAGTTGAGCTGTGAGCTTCGAGTCTATTAGAAGGAACAGCATGATGGGCGAGAAACGATTGCGAGCACACGTCATTGAGATTCCGACATCCCCACTTTCTatcttcacctccaccaccttcaccctcatcGGACCAGAAAAGCCCTAGCGAGCAATTATGCCAAGATCGAGGAGGACACTAGCGAACACGTAAAAAGGAAACACAGACATAGATTCAGCGACCGTAGAAGACCCCGTAtccctccctttcttctgcCCTCTCACTTCATATTTGCAGCGCCCCTACTTCCTTGCAAACTGCAGTGTTTCCCACATCCAATGAGTGTGACACAGTGCAACAAGAAACAGTTGACAGGGCTGACTTTCTCTATCCCCCAGACTTTATTCATCTTTACGCTTCACGCAGGACCTCATAGCTCTTTGGGCTCGTCATCTAATGGTTGATCATTTGCCTCTTCAGCCCTTGACAGCTATCAGCTCAGCATGATATTCTGATGAATGTCAGACGACCTGAGCCGGAGGGGCATCCGGCCGCAAGTCAGATTTTCACACTTTTCCAGTATACCAGACTCTCGAATAGGCGTTCAATGGGGTATGGCTGGAGATTTCAGTCATCAATCAAATGTCATTGCGATAGCAGCCAAGATGTTAGTGACTGACGACCCCGATGGCTCGTcaatcctccttcttcgacccactctctttccttgtccttAGTGATTTTCAAAGCAATCCCAGCCAGTGAAAAATAATCGCAATACTCACCTATATTACTGGCCGCCATCCAATCAAGGCTCTACATTGGTAATTCGGATGTCCGCAATAAGCCTTCAGGCCTCAAGCGTCCGCGAAAGATCTTTCTGAAATGTAATTTTTGGGCCTTGGTCGTCCAGTCAGCGGTGTATAGTCCATCGACATCCTATGGAACCCCTTTCTCAGcatctcttcctgcttGTCAGTATATATTAACTTACCTCTCTCACAGTCGTTTCCACTCCCGCGCTTCTCATTCCTCCGCCAATGCCACGATTTCATTTCGGAAAAGCTTTCTCCCACCATACTAAAACTATATCTTCACCCCTTATTCCTTCAGACATGACCAGCTTTTGTTCTTAGTATTGGCGAAAGAGAACACTCGGTTTTCCAAACCAGCAAGGATAAAGTAAAGTATTTCATGCCGACTTGGCTGCCATTCTCAACCGCTGTGGGCAGAGTCTAACCTAGTCCTTATTTGACTTGTAAGATGGGTACGACGTTGATAAATCTGCCCGAGTAGACGAGAGTGCGATGTACCCCGGTTGAGAGAGACAGAGATGGCGGAGATACcgtgaaagaagaagagcgagatgAGTGCCGGCAGACTCGGCGAGACGGATTGATGAACTCCGGGGAGGTAGAAATGGGCTGATAAGCCATCATAGACAGGAACAGGAAAGGCACTCGAGGATTCCAATGTTTTGCTGTAACATACGCCTGATATTTCTCAGGAAGTCTTTTTGAGGAAAATGACTAAACTCACATAGGCAATGCATCCCGGTGGACCCCGAGCGAAATTCGCAGGGAAGCTCGTTCATAGTGGATCCCCCTAATGTATCCTCCACTTAGACCAGTGAGATACAAAATCGAAGGAGACCAAACTTGCCCTCTATGTGTATGCAGTATAACTCGCGCATTTGTTACGGGCTGATACATGGTGGTTTTTTGGGATTATCGTAAATCCGGATCGAACTGTCGGTCTTACATCTAGAAGACTGCGCAtgaccatcttcctttcgaTAGGCTGCAAACTGACAATCTCTACTTCCAATTTTTCCGTCTCCACTTCATCTGCGTATATCTTCCAAGCTCCAACTTTCAACCCATC
Above is a genomic segment from Cryptococcus deuterogattii R265 chromosome 8, complete sequence containing:
- a CDS encoding tartrate transporter, whose product is MSAQDDQIKRTDSVISDVQKPGDTEAAQMDVERRKAIEKSLVRKLDLRCSLFILLYIMNYLDRNNISAARLKGLQRDLNMTNTEYSTCLSILYVGYILMQIPSNMIINRISRPSWYIGGAMVIWGMISTCSGVTKSFGGMIATRFMLGFVEAAFLPGALLILSKWYTRRELTLRNAILFGGNLISNAFASLVAAGVLSNMEGTLGHAAWRWMFFIEGAATMFFACLCPLILPDLPSNTRGFTEEELEVAQIRLLEDVGEADQDSENDGVFAGLAMAVKDVKIYLMMITLTAYVVGLSFNAFFPTLTGTLGFGYVPTLLMSAPPWVFATLVSFAVSWHADRTQEKFWHITIPILFGMVGFIISMATLNTAGRYVALFLQAQAYAGFIVFYSWISSSFPRPPAKRAVAIAMVNAFSQLGNIAGSYVWNLSENGYRKSYGIVLAMFGITIVGCFIFRMILVNLNKKLEAGETAWEAREDVTDKGQKLEHLEQKDEALKMRKGFRYLV